Proteins encoded within one genomic window of Pararhizobium capsulatum DSM 1112:
- a CDS encoding bifunctional [glutamine synthetase] adenylyltransferase/[glutamine synthetase]-adenylyl-L-tyrosine phosphorylase, protein MTKTDTRRLGDIQASPIRPASQTEMRSVLSDLKDMGKSEPTIAALVAVETPVRDFVVAAFSLSPFLRDMAVARPAMLAEVLEQTLTDYLDKRIGVARNAWRGGEAGIALSDAEIMTRLRIAKREVAFAVALADLSRLFDARETTRWLSDFAGAAVSATVDHLLLSASDAGKLHVLDKDLPSNDSGVVVLGMGKLGAFELNYSSDIDLVVFYEPDAALIRDPADAPETFGRLLRRLIRILQERTGDGYVFRTDLRLRPDPGATPLAIPVEAAMLYYEGRGQNWERAAFIKARPVAGDLKAGENFLRELTPFVFRKYLDYAAIADIHSIKRQIHAHKGHGEIAVKGHNIKLGRGGIREIEFFVQTQQLIAGGRMPDLRLRATEPMLAGLAKANWIDTETAEELTAAYWFLRDVEHRIQMVRDEQTHILPTTEADLKRIAYMMGFADGAAFSNALSKVLKTVERRYSQLFEQEAHLSGEAGNLVFTGQKDDPDTLETLKSLGFERPQDISRTIRTWHYGRYRATQSVEARERLTELTPELLRVFGQNKRADEALLRFDQFISGLPAGIQLFSLLGNNPGLLSLIVNIMSTAPRLADIIAGRPHVFDGMLDPRLLAELPTRAYLAERIEGFVSGARHYEDILDRLRIIAAEQRFLIGIRLLTGAITGAQAGHAFTDLADLIIAAALDAVLAEVQVVHGTLAGGRVAVIGMGKLGSHELTAGSDVDLILLYDYAQDTLESDGAKPLDAVRYFTRITQRLIAALSAPTAEGVLYEVDMRLRPSGNKGPVATRINAFAKYQRTEAWTWEHMALTRARPLCGDQSLIMEAEAIFGEVLGQKRDVSKVTADVAEMRGLIDKEKPPSDLWDFKLIPGGLVDIEFIAQYLALIAPAKDLPPPPAGASTFDVLKVLGPTLMEPAALDTVLEALSLFTELSQMVRLCIEGDFELKDAPSGLVDLLCRAADTPDAKVLEADIRRLSKAVRRIFQGIVKV, encoded by the coding sequence ATGACAAAGACCGATACTCGGCGGCTAGGAGATATCCAGGCTTCTCCTATTCGGCCGGCAAGCCAGACGGAGATGCGCTCCGTCCTTTCCGATCTCAAGGATATGGGAAAGAGCGAACCTACGATTGCGGCGCTGGTCGCTGTGGAAACGCCGGTCCGGGATTTTGTGGTGGCGGCGTTCTCGCTCTCACCTTTTCTGCGCGACATGGCCGTTGCCCGCCCGGCCATGCTGGCGGAGGTTCTCGAACAGACGTTGACGGACTATCTCGACAAACGCATCGGCGTTGCCCGCAATGCCTGGCGCGGCGGCGAGGCCGGCATTGCTCTGTCGGATGCCGAAATCATGACGCGGCTCAGGATCGCCAAGCGTGAGGTGGCCTTCGCTGTGGCACTCGCCGATCTTAGTCGCCTGTTTGATGCGCGCGAAACAACCCGTTGGCTGAGTGATTTTGCCGGTGCTGCCGTGTCAGCGACGGTCGATCATCTGCTGTTGAGCGCGAGCGACGCGGGAAAATTGCATGTCTTGGACAAGGACCTGCCGAGCAACGATTCCGGGGTGGTCGTTCTCGGCATGGGAAAGCTCGGGGCGTTCGAGCTGAACTATTCTTCCGATATCGACCTCGTCGTTTTCTACGAGCCGGATGCAGCGCTTATTCGCGATCCCGCGGATGCACCGGAAACATTCGGCCGCTTGCTGCGCCGGTTGATCAGGATTTTGCAGGAACGCACGGGTGACGGTTATGTGTTTCGTACCGACCTGCGCCTGCGGCCTGATCCCGGTGCGACGCCGCTCGCCATTCCAGTGGAAGCCGCGATGCTCTACTACGAGGGCCGTGGACAGAATTGGGAACGGGCGGCCTTCATCAAGGCGAGGCCGGTTGCCGGTGACCTGAAGGCGGGCGAGAATTTCCTGCGTGAACTGACGCCCTTCGTTTTCCGCAAATATCTTGATTACGCGGCGATTGCAGACATCCACTCGATCAAGCGCCAGATCCATGCGCACAAGGGCCATGGCGAGATTGCGGTGAAGGGCCACAATATCAAGCTCGGCCGAGGCGGTATTCGCGAGATCGAGTTTTTCGTCCAGACACAGCAGCTGATTGCCGGCGGCCGCATGCCGGACCTCAGATTGCGCGCTACGGAACCGATGCTGGCCGGGCTTGCCAAGGCCAACTGGATCGACACGGAAACCGCCGAAGAACTGACCGCCGCCTACTGGTTTCTGCGGGACGTCGAGCATCGCATTCAGATGGTGCGCGACGAGCAGACCCATATTCTGCCGACGACTGAAGCGGACCTGAAACGCATCGCCTACATGATGGGCTTTGCCGATGGTGCCGCTTTCTCGAATGCGCTCTCGAAAGTCCTGAAGACTGTCGAGCGACGCTATTCCCAGCTGTTCGAACAGGAAGCGCACTTGTCCGGTGAGGCCGGCAATCTCGTTTTCACCGGACAGAAGGACGATCCCGATACTTTGGAAACCTTGAAGTCACTCGGTTTCGAGCGGCCGCAGGACATTTCCCGCACGATACGCACCTGGCATTACGGCCGATATCGCGCCACCCAGTCGGTCGAGGCGCGCGAGCGGCTGACGGAGCTGACGCCGGAACTGTTGCGGGTTTTCGGCCAGAACAAGCGCGCCGACGAGGCGCTTTTGCGCTTCGACCAGTTCATCTCAGGACTGCCGGCCGGCATTCAGCTCTTTTCCCTGCTCGGCAACAATCCGGGGCTGCTTTCGCTAATCGTCAACATCATGTCAACGGCGCCTCGACTGGCCGACATCATCGCCGGCAGGCCGCATGTCTTCGACGGCATGCTCGATCCGCGACTTCTCGCCGAGCTGCCGACACGCGCCTATCTTGCCGAGCGGATCGAGGGATTCGTGTCAGGTGCGCGCCACTACGAGGATATTCTCGATCGCCTGCGCATTATCGCGGCCGAACAGCGCTTTCTGATCGGCATCCGGCTTTTGACCGGTGCCATTACCGGCGCACAGGCTGGCCATGCCTTTACCGATCTCGCCGACCTGATCATTGCTGCAGCTCTCGACGCTGTTTTGGCCGAGGTTCAGGTTGTTCACGGCACCTTGGCCGGCGGCCGGGTCGCGGTCATTGGCATGGGCAAACTTGGCAGCCACGAGCTGACAGCAGGGTCGGATGTTGATCTGATCCTGCTCTATGACTACGCTCAGGATACGCTGGAATCCGATGGCGCCAAGCCACTCGATGCCGTGCGCTATTTCACCCGGATTACCCAGCGGTTGATCGCGGCACTTTCCGCGCCGACTGCCGAAGGTGTTCTCTACGAAGTGGACATGCGCCTGCGCCCTTCCGGCAACAAGGGGCCGGTGGCGACGCGGATCAATGCATTTGCAAAATATCAGCGCACCGAGGCATGGACCTGGGAACACATGGCGTTGACACGGGCGCGGCCGCTTTGCGGCGATCAGAGCCTGATCATGGAAGCCGAGGCAATATTCGGCGAAGTATTGGGCCAGAAGCGCGATGTCTCAAAGGTGACGGCGGATGTTGCCGAGATGCGCGGTCTCATAGACAAGGAAAAGCCGCCGAGCGATCTGTGGGATTTCAAGCTTATCCCGGGCGGGCTGGTCGATATCGAATTCATCGCGCAATATCTCGCCCTGATCGCGCCGGCGAAGGACCTCCCGCCGCCGCCAGCTGGAGCATCCACCTTCGACGTCTTGAAAGTGCTTGGGCCGACGTTGATGGAGCCTGCAGCCCTGGATACGGTTCTGGAAGCTCTGTCGCTTTTTACCGAGCTGTCGCAGATGGTGCGTCTGTGCATCGAGGGTGATTTCGAACTGAAGGATGCGCCATCAGGCCTCGTCGATCTGCTTTGCCGGGCAGCGGATACACCGGATGCCAAGGTGCTGGAAGCGGATATCCGCCGGCTTTCGAAGGCCGTTCGGCGGATTTTCCAGGGTATCGTGAAAGTCTGA
- a CDS encoding PAS domain-containing sensor histidine kinase, protein MTKMAEAQRGRAAEGRLRPKFPGFLALEKEIIQHARIFTEPAALRLARAEPLLKRSIPILIIAFLLVVAMSRANGIMVEYSRMEESVRQGTLLAAVAASASLEEGAAALFNEARRSDVEQRLAARIAPDVLAKDAFILTVRADGRIFASSASGSGYTGLPLSTIAPEVAAFQYFGERSTVLKTMIGGAAHVVALVQVPGTTGTLLVATPTAPIEKLWRDEVSLNVTLFAGISAILLVILYAYYIQAKRARDADQIFAESNLRVETALSRGRCGLWDFDLPNRRLFWSRSMYEMLGMAPHTSVLSFGDAARLMHPDDNGIYKVARAIAKGDTPQIDQVFRMRHAAGHYVWLRARAQVIRTTSGRIHLIGIAMDVTEQHRLAQRYAEADQRLAVAIECTSEAFVLWDKHDRLVMCNTHYQQAYALPDEVLVPGTDRITVMSAAARPIIERRIADPDHSNHSQTSEVQLADQRWLQINERRTRDGGLVSVGTDITLLKRHQVRLRESERRLMATIGDLSASRITLERQKAELSVANANYQAEKERAEGANRAKSEFLANMSHELRTPLNAILGFSEILQNQMFGPLGSEKYDEYSRDIHDSGKHLLNVISDILDMSKIEAGHLQINRETIDLGPLIEETLRLTTIPAEQKNICVDQQISSGLTMIADRRAMKQVLLNLLSNAVKFTNEGGRISLRAKKVAGAVTLTIADTGIGIPRAALQKIGQPFEQVQSQYAKSKGGSGLGLAISRSLTLLHGGAMKIYSQENVGTIICVRIPNCV, encoded by the coding sequence TTGACAAAGATGGCGGAAGCGCAGCGGGGACGCGCGGCCGAAGGGCGGCTGCGACCCAAATTTCCGGGCTTTCTGGCGCTGGAAAAGGAGATCATCCAGCACGCGCGGATCTTCACCGAGCCTGCCGCTCTGCGCCTTGCTCGCGCCGAGCCGCTTCTCAAGCGCTCCATCCCCATCCTGATCATCGCCTTCCTGCTTGTCGTGGCCATGTCGCGCGCAAACGGCATCATGGTCGAATATTCCCGAATGGAGGAAAGCGTTCGCCAGGGTACTCTGCTGGCCGCTGTCGCGGCGAGCGCCAGCCTTGAAGAAGGTGCAGCGGCCCTCTTCAATGAGGCGCGCCGGTCGGATGTCGAGCAGCGTCTTGCCGCCCGCATTGCCCCGGATGTTCTGGCAAAGGACGCATTCATCCTGACTGTGCGGGCAGATGGCCGGATCTTTGCGAGTTCAGCCTCCGGCTCCGGCTATACCGGCCTCCCCCTCTCCACCATTGCACCGGAAGTCGCTGCCTTTCAATATTTCGGCGAACGCTCGACCGTTTTGAAGACGATGATCGGAGGTGCTGCCCATGTCGTTGCCCTCGTGCAGGTTCCGGGCACCACGGGAACCCTGCTCGTCGCCACCCCGACAGCGCCGATCGAAAAGCTCTGGCGCGACGAAGTGTCGTTGAACGTCACGCTGTTTGCCGGCATCTCCGCCATCCTGCTCGTGATCCTTTACGCCTACTACATCCAGGCCAAACGCGCCCGCGATGCGGATCAGATTTTCGCCGAATCCAATCTTCGCGTCGAAACGGCGTTGTCGCGTGGCCGTTGTGGCCTCTGGGATTTCGATCTGCCGAACCGGCGCCTCTTCTGGTCGCGTTCCATGTATGAGATGCTGGGCATGGCCCCGCACACAAGCGTGCTCTCCTTCGGCGACGCTGCTCGCCTGATGCACCCGGATGACAATGGCATCTACAAGGTGGCGCGCGCCATCGCCAAAGGTGACACGCCGCAGATCGATCAGGTCTTTCGCATGCGCCACGCGGCGGGTCACTACGTCTGGCTGCGCGCCCGCGCCCAGGTGATCCGCACCACGTCAGGTCGCATCCACCTGATCGGTATCGCCATGGACGTCACCGAGCAGCATCGGCTCGCACAGCGTTATGCCGAAGCCGACCAGCGACTGGCCGTCGCGATCGAGTGCACGTCCGAAGCCTTCGTGCTATGGGACAAGCACGACCGCCTGGTTATGTGCAACACCCATTACCAGCAGGCCTATGCCCTGCCCGACGAGGTATTGGTGCCTGGCACCGACCGCATCACCGTGATGAGCGCAGCAGCACGCCCGATCATCGAGCGTCGCATTGCCGATCCGGATCACTCCAACCATTCGCAGACCTCCGAGGTTCAGCTTGCCGACCAGCGCTGGCTGCAGATCAACGAACGACGCACCCGTGACGGCGGCCTCGTGTCGGTCGGAACGGACATCACGCTCCTCAAACGCCATCAGGTGCGGCTGCGCGAATCCGAGCGCCGACTGATGGCGACGATCGGCGATCTTTCCGCATCGCGTATCACGCTGGAAAGACAAAAGGCTGAACTTTCCGTGGCCAACGCCAACTATCAGGCGGAAAAGGAACGTGCCGAAGGTGCGAACCGGGCGAAATCCGAATTCCTCGCCAACATGTCGCACGAACTTCGCACGCCACTCAACGCAATCCTCGGATTCTCAGAAATCCTGCAGAACCAGATGTTCGGGCCGCTCGGTTCGGAAAAATACGACGAATATTCACGCGACATCCATGACAGCGGCAAGCATCTTCTGAACGTCATCAGCGATATCCTCGATATGTCGAAGATCGAGGCTGGCCACCTGCAGATCAACCGCGAGACCATCGATCTTGGCCCATTGATCGAAGAGACATTGCGCCTGACGACAATCCCCGCGGAGCAGAAGAATATCTGTGTCGATCAGCAAATTTCCTCCGGTCTCACCATGATCGCGGATCGGCGGGCGATGAAGCAGGTGCTTTTGAACCTCCTGTCCAATGCAGTGAAGTTTACCAACGAAGGCGGAAGGATTTCGCTGCGGGCCAAGAAGGTCGCCGGTGCCGTTACGCTTACGATTGCCGATACCGGCATCGGCATCCCCCGCGCGGCACTACAGAAGATCGGCCAGCCCTTCGAGCAGGTGCAGAGCCAATATGCCAAGAGCAAGGGCGGGTCGGGCCTCGGACTTGCGATCTCTCGCTCGTTGACGCTGCTGCACGGTGGGGCGATGAAGATCTACTCGCAAGAGAATGTCGGTACGATCATCTGCGTACGTATTCCCAACTGCGTATAA
- the pepN gene encoding aminopeptidase N produces MRTDTGEIIHLENYQPTDFILERVDLTFELDPTETKVEARLIFHRRENVDVNAPLVLDGDELKMTGLLLDQETIEPAHYDAAESSLTIRNLPASAPFEITITTEINPEANTTLMGLYRTKNIYCTQCEAEGFRRITYFPDRPDVLAVYTVNIIAEKATAPLLLSNGNFLGGAGMGDGRHFAAWFDPHPKPSYLFALVAGDLGVVEDTFTTMSGRDIALKIYVEHGKEPRAAYAMDALKRSMKWDEDVFGREYDLDIFMIVAVSDFNMGAMENKGLNVFNDKYVLADSETATDADYANIEAIIAHEYFHNWTGNRITCRDWFQLCLKEGLTVYRDHEFSADMRSRAVKRIAEVRHLKSEQFPEDAGPLAHPVRPTKYREINNFYTTTVYEKGSEVTRMIATLLGADLFKKGMDLYFVRHDGQAVTIEDFVRCFEDASGRNLTQFALWYHQAGTPLVSVSVEYDTAKQSLTMALEQMVPATPGQPDKEPMHIPLRFGLLLPNGSEATATSVAGGEVTGDVLHLVERKQTVVFEGISSRPVVSFNRGFSTPINLHFEQSATDRAHIARHESDLFARWQALNDLATPNLVAATESARKGEPASVDPSQVETLLAAAADETLEPAFRAQVLALPSEADIAREIGSNNDPDAIHSGRQQVMTAIAKAGRDVFARLVENMAVSGSFSPDAASAGRRALRNSALSYLVYAENQAERAIKAFRDANNMTDLSQALTILAHRFPHDVSTTEALDEFKIRFEDNALVIDKWFGIQATIPGDGALQRVKALMDDPLFNASNPNRVRSLLGTYAFANPTGFNRPDGEGYRFLAKNILAMDPKNPQLAARILTSMRSWRSLESQRADHARNALRDIAGASKLSADVSDIVERMLKG; encoded by the coding sequence ATGCGCACAGATACCGGCGAAATCATTCATCTCGAAAACTATCAGCCGACCGATTTCATCCTGGAGCGCGTGGACCTAACCTTCGAACTCGATCCCACGGAAACAAAAGTCGAAGCCCGGCTTATCTTCCACCGCCGGGAAAATGTGGACGTCAACGCTCCCCTCGTCCTGGATGGCGACGAACTCAAGATGACCGGGCTGCTGCTCGACCAGGAAACGATAGAGCCCGCCCACTACGATGCCGCTGAAAGCAGCCTGACAATTCGAAACCTGCCGGCATCAGCGCCTTTCGAGATCACGATCACGACCGAAATCAACCCGGAAGCCAATACGACACTGATGGGGCTTTACCGGACCAAGAACATCTACTGCACCCAGTGCGAGGCCGAGGGCTTCCGCCGCATTACCTATTTCCCGGACCGTCCGGATGTGCTGGCGGTTTATACCGTCAACATCATCGCCGAGAAGGCAACGGCGCCGCTCCTGCTTTCAAACGGCAATTTCCTGGGCGGCGCAGGCATGGGGGATGGCCGGCACTTCGCCGCCTGGTTCGATCCGCATCCGAAGCCGAGCTATCTCTTTGCGCTCGTTGCCGGGGATCTCGGCGTGGTCGAAGACACGTTCACCACCATGTCCGGCCGCGACATCGCGTTGAAAATCTATGTCGAACACGGCAAGGAGCCGCGTGCCGCCTATGCGATGGACGCGTTGAAGCGCTCGATGAAATGGGACGAAGACGTCTTCGGCCGTGAATATGATCTCGATATCTTCATGATCGTCGCCGTTTCCGACTTCAACATGGGCGCTATGGAAAACAAGGGGCTCAACGTTTTCAACGACAAATACGTGCTGGCCGACTCGGAGACGGCGACCGACGCCGACTATGCCAACATCGAAGCCATCATCGCGCACGAGTATTTCCACAACTGGACCGGTAACCGCATCACCTGCCGCGACTGGTTCCAGCTCTGCCTCAAGGAAGGCCTGACGGTCTATCGCGACCACGAATTCTCCGCCGACATGCGCTCGCGCGCCGTCAAGCGTATCGCCGAAGTCAGGCACCTGAAATCGGAGCAGTTTCCGGAAGATGCCGGGCCGCTGGCACATCCGGTTCGTCCGACAAAATATCGCGAAATCAATAACTTCTACACAACCACAGTCTACGAAAAAGGCAGCGAAGTTACGCGTATGATCGCGACGCTACTCGGCGCCGATCTCTTCAAGAAGGGCATGGACCTCTATTTCGTCCGCCATGATGGGCAGGCCGTGACGATTGAGGATTTCGTGCGCTGCTTCGAAGACGCAAGCGGCCGCAATCTTACGCAATTCGCGCTCTGGTACCATCAGGCCGGCACCCCCCTCGTCAGCGTCTCGGTCGAATACGACACAGCAAAGCAGAGCCTGACGATGGCGCTGGAGCAGATGGTGCCTGCTACCCCTGGCCAGCCGGACAAGGAGCCGATGCACATCCCGCTGCGCTTTGGCCTGCTGCTGCCGAATGGCAGCGAGGCTACCGCGACATCCGTTGCGGGCGGCGAAGTGACCGGCGACGTCCTTCACCTCGTCGAGCGCAAGCAGACCGTGGTCTTCGAAGGCATTTCCTCGCGTCCTGTGGTCTCGTTCAATCGGGGTTTCTCGACGCCGATCAACCTGCACTTCGAACAGTCGGCTACTGACCGTGCCCACATCGCACGTCACGAAAGTGATCTGTTCGCCCGCTGGCAGGCCCTCAACGATCTTGCAACCCCGAACCTCGTTGCTGCAACCGAAAGCGCCCGCAAGGGGGAGCCTGCAAGTGTCGATCCTTCCCAGGTGGAAACCTTGCTTGCCGCCGCAGCGGACGAGACGCTGGAGCCGGCTTTCCGCGCCCAGGTGCTGGCACTTCCGAGCGAAGCGGATATCGCCCGCGAAATCGGCAGCAACAACGATCCCGACGCCATCCATTCCGGCCGCCAGCAGGTCATGACGGCAATCGCAAAAGCAGGTCGCGACGTCTTCGCGCGGCTTGTCGAGAACATGGCCGTAAGCGGCTCCTTCAGCCCGGACGCGGCAAGCGCCGGACGCCGTGCTTTGCGCAACAGCGCCCTCTCCTATCTCGTCTATGCCGAGAATCAGGCAGAACGGGCGATCAAGGCCTTCCGTGACGCCAACAACATGACGGATCTCAGCCAGGCATTGACCATTCTTGCACATCGCTTTCCGCATGATGTCAGCACGACGGAGGCGCTGGACGAGTTCAAGATCCGCTTTGAAGACAACGCGCTTGTCATCGACAAGTGGTTCGGCATTCAGGCGACCATTCCCGGGGACGGCGCCCTGCAGCGTGTCAAGGCGCTCATGGACGATCCCCTTTTCAACGCGTCCAATCCGAACCGCGTCCGCTCTCTGCTCGGCACCTATGCCTTCGCCAATCCTACAGGCTTCAACCGGCCCGACGGCGAAGGCTATCGGTTCCTGGCAAAGAACATTCTGGCGATGGATCCGAAGAACCCGCAACTCGCTGCACGTATCCTCACGTCGATGCGGTCCTGGCGCTCACTCGAGTCTCAACGCGCCGACCATGCACGCAACGCGCTTCGTGACATTGCCGGTGCTTCGAAGCTGTCCGCCGACGTCAGCGATATCGTCGAGCGCATGCTCAAGGGCTGA
- a CDS encoding uracil-DNA glycosylase, whose translation MISIDQMSPAELAALLHFHAEAGVEWLLEDDPIDRFAEFSAARAARGASRQAPPVQHGTRSETQPRPQREAERAAPRNDQRAAPAPSTPVPATPVAAIPHEQAVSEARFAAESARSLAELKTAMDGFSGCNLRNSAKNLVFADGNPATGVMVIGPMPNADDDRDGLPFSGKQGQMLERMLAAIGLDRATALLSNVIPWRPPGNRVPSQRESEICRPFIERQIALAEPKHLLILGNFTARFFFGSTDTIHHMRGEWRDLDVAGMRLRALATLHPQDLLSAPASKRLAWQDLLAFKAELRD comes from the coding sequence ATGATCTCCATCGATCAGATGAGCCCTGCCGAACTTGCCGCCCTTCTGCATTTCCATGCGGAAGCGGGCGTTGAATGGCTGCTGGAAGACGATCCGATCGACCGGTTTGCCGAATTTTCCGCAGCACGCGCCGCGCGTGGCGCAAGCAGGCAGGCGCCACCAGTTCAGCATGGCACGCGATCGGAGACGCAGCCCCGTCCTCAACGCGAGGCCGAGCGTGCCGCCCCTCGCAACGATCAGCGCGCCGCCCCTGCTCCATCAACGCCGGTCCCGGCAACGCCCGTTGCCGCTATTCCGCACGAGCAGGCGGTTTCCGAAGCCCGCTTTGCTGCCGAAAGCGCGCGATCCCTCGCCGAGTTGAAAACGGCAATGGACGGATTTTCCGGTTGCAACCTGCGCAACAGCGCCAAAAATCTCGTCTTTGCCGATGGCAACCCCGCGACCGGCGTGATGGTGATCGGCCCCATGCCGAATGCCGACGACGACCGTGACGGACTGCCCTTTTCCGGCAAACAGGGTCAGATGCTGGAGCGCATGCTCGCGGCCATCGGCCTTGATCGCGCCACGGCACTGCTGTCGAACGTCATCCCGTGGCGCCCGCCTGGAAATCGCGTTCCCTCGCAACGTGAAAGCGAAATCTGCCGCCCGTTTATCGAGCGCCAGATTGCCCTTGCCGAACCGAAACATCTTTTGATTCTCGGCAACTTCACGGCCCGGTTCTTCTTCGGCAGCACGGACACGATCCATCACATGCGCGGAGAATGGCGCGATCTCGACGTTGCAGGGATGCGACTGAGGGCGCTTGCCACCCTTCATCCCCAGGATTTACTGTCGGCTCCTGCCAGCAAACGGCTGGCCTGGCAGGATCTGCTCGCGTTCAAGGCAGAGTTACGTGACTGA
- a CDS encoding DMT family transporter codes for MHGEYPHPLKGISLKVFSVVVFVAMSTLIKAAGNNIATGQITFYRSAFAMVPILAYLAFTGHLRTAFHTKDIFGHLMRGFIGIVSMSFGFYGLVHLPLPEAIAIGYAMPLLAVVFAAVFLKETVRIYRWTAVLVGLVGVVIITWPRLTLLDQGGLGTGEALGALAVLASATLGAVAMVLVRKLLAREKTHTIVLYFSLSASCFSLLTLPLGWEPMPLSSFLLLMMAGFCGGIAQLLLTQSYRYADMSTIAPFEYTSILLGIIIGYFLFDDVPTRTMLVGTAIVISAGIFIIWREHKLGLERRGARKHITPQG; via the coding sequence ATGCATGGCGAATATCCCCACCCTTTGAAGGGTATCTCCCTCAAGGTTTTTTCCGTCGTCGTTTTTGTCGCGATGTCGACGCTTATCAAAGCGGCGGGAAACAACATCGCCACGGGCCAGATCACCTTCTACCGATCTGCATTCGCGATGGTGCCAATCCTCGCCTATCTGGCTTTTACCGGGCATCTGCGCACCGCCTTCCATACGAAGGATATTTTCGGCCACCTGATGCGCGGCTTCATCGGTATCGTCTCTATGAGCTTCGGGTTTTACGGTCTGGTACACCTGCCTTTGCCCGAAGCAATCGCTATCGGTTATGCAATGCCACTGCTGGCCGTGGTGTTCGCAGCCGTGTTCCTGAAGGAAACGGTGCGGATCTATCGCTGGACAGCGGTGCTGGTCGGCCTTGTCGGCGTGGTGATCATCACCTGGCCCCGCCTTACTCTGCTCGATCAGGGCGGGCTCGGAACCGGCGAGGCACTTGGTGCGCTTGCGGTGCTTGCATCCGCCACCCTCGGCGCCGTAGCCATGGTGCTGGTGCGCAAGCTACTGGCGCGCGAGAAGACCCATACGATCGTGCTTTATTTCTCGCTCTCGGCTTCCTGTTTCTCGCTGCTGACCCTGCCGCTGGGTTGGGAACCCATGCCTTTGAGCTCCTTCCTGCTGTTGATGATGGCAGGCTTTTGCGGCGGCATCGCACAGCTTCTGCTGACGCAAAGCTACCGCTATGCCGATATGTCGACTATCGCACCTTTCGAATACACCTCGATCCTGCTCGGCATCATCATCGGCTATTTTCTGTTCGACGACGTACCGACGCGCACCATGCTGGTTGGCACGGCAATCGTCATCAGCGCGGGCATCTTCATCATCTGGCGGGAACACAAGCTCGGCCTCGAGCGGCGCGGCGCGCGCAAGCACATCACGCCACAGGGCTGA
- a CDS encoding MFS transporter: protein MLGSLFSVSSLMLSTLLMMVGFGLASYVLPVRSVAEGWSTMTVSFIATGYTLGFTLSCIVTPKFVLRVGHVRVFAALITLLSIAILLCGLVIDWRAWIFFRAISGFAIAGSYLVIESWLNEQVTNENRGMLFSVYLITTMVGTIGGQYLVPLGDPTNTSLFILCGVLFSLALLPTALSSQTMPAPPAQARFDLAGLFRRSPVAIVGAFLAGAMAGAWLNLGGVFTQKIGLSTAEGATLLAALLFGSSISQIPIGRASDRMDRRIVMVGCGIAGVGSCLAMVFAVNASPITLYIIAAFVGSVLFPIYALNVAHANDLARPNEYVEVSSGMMITYGIGTISGPLMVGPVMDRFGPASLFVVLAIYFAAYGAYAAWRIAKRNAKDGLVGKTDFQANTVPTPGTEAVNAMNQAINADNETSGRPA from the coding sequence ATGCTTGGCAGCCTTTTCTCCGTTTCGAGCCTGATGCTGTCCACGTTGCTGATGATGGTCGGGTTCGGTCTTGCAAGCTATGTGCTGCCGGTTCGGTCCGTGGCGGAAGGCTGGTCGACGATGACGGTGTCCTTCATCGCCACGGGCTATACGCTGGGCTTCACGCTATCCTGCATCGTTACGCCGAAATTCGTGCTGCGCGTGGGGCATGTGCGGGTGTTCGCCGCGCTGATCACGCTTTTGAGCATCGCTATCCTGCTTTGCGGGCTCGTCATCGACTGGCGGGCCTGGATCTTCTTTCGTGCGATTTCCGGTTTTGCCATCGCCGGCAGCTACCTGGTCATCGAAAGCTGGCTGAACGAACAGGTCACCAACGAAAACCGTGGCATGCTGTTTTCGGTGTACCTGATCACCACGATGGTCGGAACCATTGGCGGGCAGTATCTCGTACCGCTCGGCGACCCGACAAACACCTCACTGTTCATTCTCTGCGGTGTGCTGTTTTCACTGGCGCTTTTGCCAACCGCCCTATCGTCCCAGACGATGCCAGCCCCGCCGGCACAGGCCCGCTTCGATCTCGCCGGCCTGTTTCGCCGCTCGCCGGTGGCTATCGTCGGCGCGTTCCTTGCCGGCGCCATGGCGGGGGCGTGGCTCAATCTCGGTGGCGTCTTCACCCAAAAGATCGGGCTTTCGACCGCGGAAGGTGCGACGTTGCTCGCCGCCCTCCTCTTCGGCAGCTCGATTTCCCAAATCCCGATCGGCCGCGCCTCCGACCGTATGGACCGGCGCATCGTCATGGTCGGCTGCGGCATCGCCGGCGTTGGGTCCTGCCTTGCCATGGTCTTTGCCGTCAATGCATCGCCTATCACGCTCTACATCATCGCGGCCTTTGTCGGCTCGGTTCTTTTCCCGATCTATGCGCTCAATGTCGCCCATGCGAACGACCTCGCCCGCCCGAACGAGTATGTCGAGGTTTCCTCGGGCATGATGATCACCTACGGCATCGGAACAATCTCGGGGCCGCTGATGGTCGGCCCGGTAATGGACCGTTTTGGGCCTGCATCCCTTTTTGTCGTTCTCGCTATTTATTTTGCCGCCTACGGCGCCTATGCCGCCTGGCGTATTGCCAAGCGCAACGCAAAGGACGGCCTTGTGGGGAAGACAGACTTTCAGGCCAACACGGTCCCGACACCCGGCACCGAAGCCGTCAACGCCATGAACCAGGCCATCAACGCGGACAATGAGACTTCGGGCCGTCCGGCCTGA